One genomic segment of Aquipluma nitroreducens includes these proteins:
- the hsdR gene encoding EcoAI/FtnUII family type I restriction enzme subunit R, producing the protein MHLSESDTRAKHIDPKLKESGWEEFVIREHYFTDGRKLLGGKRGQRLFADYLLRYKNTNLAIIEAKKLGKHPTDGLQQAIRYADKLKVKFIFATNGEKIYQFDMRTGTGDYIDSFPTPEVLFQESVDNLTSLKKQLLGVPFYLVGDKQPRYYQEIAVNKAIEAIADDKKRVLLTLATGTGKTFIAFQIAHKLLTVKWNLDQADRRPKILFLADRNILADQAINTFNDPYEKDLVKIDGSEVRARNGIVPTNAFIFFAIYQAISEKENIDGYFRQYPKDFFDLIIIDECHRGSANEVGSWREILDYFGSAVHLGLTATPKRDDNVDTYNYFKKPVYEYSLKDGINDGYLSPYKVKKVRTNIDSYIYTDADKVLEGAVEDRRVYRKRDFNRVIIIPKQIELVAQAILDNINPMDKSIVFCVDQPHALNMRDAINKFKKVSDPNYCVRITSDEGKPGRDLLELFQNNDRDIPVILTSSQMLTTGVDARNVRNIIIVREIESMVEFKQIVGRGTRLFEGKDFFTIIDFSEEATDHFYDPDWDGLPEGETGEGGTRTGGNTGGGGGGNTGGGEEPPPRPPRPPKIVIELSNGRKLKVLDIETRYIDESGKPLTTLQFLEKLIGFIPDLYQSEDDLRKLWSKPETREELLIKLAESGIDEEQLDILKKIFEAENSDIFDVLLHISYECSLITRSQRAKHVKDDNDFFEVFSNLKARDFLRFILERYETDGIKELKRERLSSLIELNNLGTTKEASTVFGSAQNLIDAFYKLQENLYAV; encoded by the coding sequence ATGCACCTTTCCGAATCTGATACCCGTGCCAAACACATTGACCCTAAACTAAAAGAAAGTGGATGGGAAGAGTTTGTAATTCGCGAGCATTATTTTACCGATGGAAGAAAACTTCTGGGAGGTAAACGGGGTCAACGACTTTTTGCCGATTACCTGCTTCGCTATAAAAACACCAACCTTGCCATCATTGAAGCCAAAAAACTGGGCAAACATCCAACGGATGGGCTGCAACAGGCTATCCGGTATGCCGACAAACTAAAGGTGAAATTTATTTTTGCTACCAACGGCGAGAAGATTTACCAGTTTGATATGAGAACAGGAACAGGTGATTATATCGACAGTTTTCCTACGCCTGAAGTACTTTTTCAGGAATCGGTTGATAACCTTACTTCACTGAAGAAGCAACTTCTTGGTGTTCCTTTTTATTTGGTGGGCGACAAACAGCCCCGGTATTATCAGGAAATAGCCGTGAACAAAGCCATTGAAGCCATTGCCGATGACAAAAAACGGGTTTTGCTGACCCTGGCCACCGGAACCGGAAAAACTTTTATTGCTTTTCAGATTGCACACAAATTACTGACGGTTAAATGGAATTTAGACCAAGCCGACCGTCGCCCCAAAATATTGTTTCTGGCCGACCGCAATATCCTGGCCGATCAGGCCATCAATACCTTTAACGATCCGTACGAAAAAGATTTGGTCAAAATTGATGGCTCTGAAGTCCGCGCCCGAAACGGAATTGTACCCACCAATGCTTTTATCTTCTTTGCCATTTATCAGGCCATTAGTGAAAAGGAGAATATCGATGGTTATTTCAGGCAGTACCCCAAAGACTTTTTCGACCTCATTATTATCGACGAGTGTCATCGAGGAAGTGCCAACGAAGTAGGTTCGTGGCGCGAAATTCTTGATTATTTTGGTTCTGCTGTTCATCTGGGATTAACAGCAACGCCCAAACGTGATGACAATGTGGACACCTATAATTACTTCAAAAAACCAGTTTACGAATATTCGCTGAAAGACGGCATCAACGATGGTTACCTGAGTCCTTACAAGGTTAAAAAGGTACGGACCAATATTGACAGTTACATTTATACCGATGCCGACAAGGTGTTGGAAGGTGCTGTAGAAGACCGACGGGTTTATCGAAAACGGGACTTTAATCGGGTGATTATTATCCCCAAACAAATTGAACTGGTTGCACAAGCTATACTCGACAACATCAACCCGATGGATAAATCCATTGTTTTTTGTGTCGATCAGCCCCATGCGCTGAATATGCGCGATGCCATCAATAAATTCAAAAAAGTAAGCGACCCAAATTATTGCGTACGCATTACCAGTGACGAAGGAAAACCTGGACGCGATTTATTGGAACTGTTTCAGAACAACGACCGCGATATTCCGGTAATTCTTACCTCGTCGCAAATGCTTACTACGGGCGTGGATGCCCGAAACGTGCGGAACATTATCATCGTTCGCGAAATTGAATCGATGGTAGAATTTAAGCAGATTGTTGGGCGTGGAACCCGCTTGTTCGAAGGCAAAGACTTCTTTACCATTATCGACTTTTCGGAAGAAGCTACCGACCATTTTTACGATCCTGATTGGGACGGTTTGCCTGAAGGTGAAACCGGCGAGGGTGGAACACGAACCGGAGGAAACACCGGAGGTGGCGGTGGCGGAAATACCGGCGGTGGAGAAGAACCGCCACCCAGACCGCCACGACCACCCAAAATTGTAATCGAACTTTCGAATGGCCGAAAACTGAAGGTGTTGGATATTGAAACCCGATACATCGACGAAAGCGGGAAACCATTGACAACATTGCAGTTTCTTGAAAAACTGATCGGCTTTATACCCGATTTATACCAAAGCGAAGACGATCTGCGTAAGCTGTGGTCGAAGCCCGAAACCAGAGAAGAATTGCTTATTAAGTTGGCCGAATCGGGAATTGACGAAGAACAGCTCGACATTCTGAAAAAGATTTTTGAAGCCGAAAACAGCGATATCTTCGATGTCCTTTTGCATATTTCGTACGAGTGTAGTTTGATTACCCGCAGCCAGCGAGCCAAACATGTAAAAGACGACAATGACTTTTTCGAGGTGTTTAGCAACCTGAAAGCCCGCGATTTTCTGCGCTTTATTCTTGAACGCTACGAAACGGATGGTATCAAAGAGCTGAAACGCGAACGGCTTTCGTCGCTCATCGAACTCAATAACCTGGGAACTACCAAAGAAGCTTCAACGGTTTTTGGTAGCGCTCAAAACCTGATTGATGCTTTTTATAAATTGCAGGAAAACCTGTATGCTGTTTAG
- a CDS encoding AAA family ATPase has translation MNNIREHIYIKNLGPINEIEINDLLPITFFIGDSGSGKSTLIKTIALFRWLNKMINIRSYLKNVGISKSPFRFVSNTLLKNSGILDYCKSETIIKYTYSINGNDYTIEYSNKSLKGTNIIIDKEDISYQKIAFMSEMRVIIPDWADRGARFAGGYLNFHFHESYGAFDDATNAISDLKLDFIGMEFSVKKSGNTKKFYLKPSIGKGNYEALEFKKSSSGMQSSIPLAVVANYYSKYFDYSAAFRNSVIQYLLQTDKITSFKEATNLSDMNKQIHLHIEEPELSLYPDAQCKLINFIVEQSFISNLKDREITMTIATHSPYIINQLNVLLRAHQRGKTFDNAAIDPAKLAVYRLYEGKLQNLVSVDETTKETVVNTYDLSETINDIYNNYENL, from the coding sequence ATGAACAATATAAGAGAACATATCTATATAAAAAATCTAGGGCCGATAAACGAGATTGAAATAAATGATTTATTGCCAATTACTTTTTTTATTGGAGATTCTGGAAGTGGAAAGAGTACATTAATCAAAACCATCGCTTTGTTTCGTTGGTTAAATAAAATGATCAACATAAGGTCATACCTCAAAAATGTTGGCATATCTAAGTCTCCATTTAGATTTGTTTCAAATACACTATTAAAAAACAGTGGTATTTTGGATTACTGCAAGTCTGAAACAATCATTAAATATACTTATTCAATAAACGGGAATGATTATACTATTGAGTATAGCAACAAATCATTAAAAGGGACTAATATCATTATAGATAAAGAAGATATAAGTTATCAAAAAATAGCTTTTATGTCTGAAATGAGAGTAATAATACCTGATTGGGCTGATAGAGGTGCCAGATTTGCTGGAGGCTATTTGAATTTTCACTTCCATGAAAGTTATGGGGCTTTTGATGATGCAACGAATGCCATTTCAGATTTGAAACTTGACTTTATTGGAATGGAATTTAGTGTTAAAAAATCGGGCAACACAAAAAAGTTTTATCTCAAGCCTTCTATTGGAAAAGGTAATTATGAGGCTCTCGAATTTAAAAAATCTTCATCAGGAATGCAGTCGTCAATTCCTTTAGCAGTTGTTGCTAATTACTATTCCAAATACTTCGATTACAGTGCTGCGTTCAGAAATTCAGTGATTCAGTATTTGCTTCAAACTGACAAAATAACATCATTTAAAGAGGCAACAAATTTGTCGGACATGAATAAGCAAATTCACTTGCATATTGAAGAACCGGAATTGAGCCTTTATCCGGATGCTCAATGCAAATTGATTAATTTCATTGTAGAACAAAGCTTTATTTCAAATCTGAAAGACCGGGAGATTACGATGACAATAGCGACTCATAGTCCTTACATTATAAATCAGCTTAATGTTTTGCTTAGGGCACACCAAAGAGGAAAAACATTTGACAATGCTGCAATTGATCCAGCTAAATTAGCTGTTTACAGGCTTTATGAAGGAAAATTGCAAAATTTGGTCTCGGTTGATGAAACAACAAAAGAAACGGTCGTTAATACTTATGATTTATCGGAGACTATCAATGACATTTACAACAACTATGAAAATTTATAG
- a CDS encoding type I restriction-modification system subunit M has product MELQQKIDRITDILRRDDGISGAMHYTEQISWILFLKFLNDFEEEKEGEALLNNTKYERIIINDFRWNHWACPKTDEGKPDVETSKTGGDLTQFVNGQLFPYLKGFKNSLSDLKSVKYKIGNIFEFLDNRIASGHTLREVLDIIDTLNFQSQDELFELSHVYENLLQGMGNDGGNSGEFYTPRAVIKAVVEALAPQPGQTVYDGAAGSCGFLIEAFDYIINKYRNKLSTEQWQFLHENTFFGNEKTPLAYTMGVMNMILHGIESPNILKQNTLTANIRDIQEKDRYDLIVANPPFGGKEKPQIQQNFPIQSNATELLFLQHFMKSLKKGGKAAIVVPEGILFQTGNAFKNVKEELLANFNVHTILSLPAGVFLPYSGVKTNVLFFDRTGATTEIWYYECNPEQKLTKNKPIQYEQLQEFVELATKRALSANSWLVKATEIVDTDLSAKNPNTNNDIDHLPPREIMVLIKRNDNEISRLMAEVEQILEEGHNG; this is encoded by the coding sequence ATGGAACTTCAACAAAAAATAGATCGAATTACTGATATTCTGCGCCGCGACGATGGTATAAGTGGCGCTATGCACTATACCGAACAAATTTCATGGATTCTTTTTCTCAAATTTTTGAACGATTTTGAAGAGGAAAAGGAAGGCGAAGCTTTGCTCAACAATACCAAATACGAACGGATTATTATCAACGATTTTCGCTGGAATCATTGGGCCTGCCCAAAAACAGACGAAGGAAAGCCAGATGTGGAAACATCCAAGACCGGAGGCGATTTGACCCAGTTTGTAAACGGGCAATTGTTTCCTTATCTGAAAGGGTTTAAAAATAGCCTAAGCGATCTGAAGTCAGTGAAATACAAAATCGGGAACATCTTCGAGTTTCTGGATAACCGTATTGCCAGTGGTCATACCTTACGCGAAGTGCTCGATATTATCGACACGCTAAATTTCCAGTCGCAGGACGAACTGTTTGAGTTGTCGCATGTGTACGAAAACCTGTTGCAGGGAATGGGTAACGACGGCGGTAACTCGGGCGAATTTTACACCCCGAGAGCTGTCATTAAGGCCGTAGTTGAAGCGCTTGCACCACAACCCGGACAAACGGTTTACGACGGGGCAGCCGGTAGTTGTGGTTTCCTGATAGAAGCGTTTGATTACATCATTAACAAGTACCGGAATAAACTATCAACCGAACAATGGCAGTTTCTGCACGAGAATACCTTTTTTGGCAACGAGAAAACGCCACTGGCCTACACCATGGGTGTAATGAACATGATTTTGCATGGCATTGAAAGCCCCAATATTTTAAAGCAGAATACGCTTACAGCCAACATTCGCGATATTCAGGAGAAAGATCGTTATGATTTGATTGTGGCCAATCCACCTTTTGGAGGGAAAGAAAAACCACAAATCCAACAGAATTTTCCGATACAGAGTAACGCCACCGAATTGCTATTTTTGCAGCATTTTATGAAGAGCCTGAAAAAGGGAGGAAAGGCGGCTATTGTAGTACCAGAAGGTATTCTTTTCCAGACCGGTAACGCTTTTAAAAATGTAAAAGAGGAGTTGCTGGCCAATTTCAATGTGCACACCATTTTGAGCCTTCCGGCAGGCGTTTTTCTACCTTACAGCGGTGTAAAAACCAATGTGCTGTTTTTCGACCGAACTGGGGCAACTACCGAAATATGGTATTACGAATGCAATCCGGAACAAAAACTAACTAAAAACAAACCGATACAGTATGAACAGTTGCAGGAGTTTGTTGAACTGGCGACAAAAAGAGCATTGTCTGCAAATTCGTGGCTGGTAAAGGCAACGGAAATTGTAGACACCGATCTTTCGGCTAAAAACCCCAACACCAATAACGATATTGACCATTTGCCGCCGCGCGAAATCATGGTACTCATCAAAAGGAACGATAATGAAATTTCCCGCCTGATGGCCGAAGTAGAACAAATTTTGGAGGAAGGTCATAATGGATAA
- a CDS encoding restriction endonuclease subunit S: protein MDKLPKGWENKKLIDCIELINGRAYKQEELLDAGTPVLRIQNLNGGSNWYYSNLELPKKNYCYAGELLFAWSASFGPYIWSGEKAIFHYHIWKVISKQNINEKFAYYFLEHFTKEVRNHTVGVAMFHITKSKMEQIPIYLPPLPEQIRIVSKLDTLFGRIDKSIALLEENIKHTNGLTASVLEEIFVDGKNWERQPLNQVAKVERGKSKHRPRNDQKLFGDSYPFIQTGDVRSANKYIDKYEVCYSEFGLKQSRLWNKGTICLTIAANIGDVAILGFDACFPDSVVGITPNSMNNEFLYYYLKTLQLQLDKKANSAAQKNINLKILSEIDVPVPSIEIQNSIADRFSRLEEKQFQILSVQQSKLNYLKALKSSLLDRAFKGEL, encoded by the coding sequence ATGGATAAATTGCCAAAAGGGTGGGAAAACAAGAAACTTATTGATTGTATTGAGCTGATCAATGGGAGGGCATACAAACAAGAGGAGCTTTTAGATGCAGGAACTCCAGTCTTGCGAATTCAAAATTTGAATGGGGGAAGTAATTGGTATTATTCAAATTTAGAACTACCAAAAAAGAACTATTGCTATGCTGGTGAATTGCTATTCGCATGGTCTGCATCCTTTGGTCCGTATATTTGGAGTGGAGAAAAAGCTATCTTTCATTATCATATTTGGAAAGTAATTTCAAAGCAAAATATTAATGAAAAATTTGCATATTATTTCTTAGAACATTTCACTAAAGAAGTTAGGAACCATACAGTTGGAGTTGCAATGTTTCACATTACCAAAAGTAAAATGGAACAAATCCCCATTTATCTTCCGCCTCTTCCCGAGCAAATCCGTATTGTATCCAAGCTCGATACTCTGTTTGGCCGCATCGACAAAAGCATTGCCCTGCTCGAAGAAAACATCAAACATACAAATGGCTTGACAGCGAGTGTACTAGAGGAGATATTTGTAGATGGGAAAAACTGGGAAAGACAACCTTTAAATCAAGTCGCCAAAGTCGAAAGAGGTAAATCAAAACATCGCCCTCGAAATGATCAAAAGTTATTTGGAGATTCCTATCCATTTATTCAAACAGGAGATGTTCGGAGTGCCAATAAATACATTGATAAGTATGAAGTTTGTTATTCTGAGTTTGGATTGAAACAAAGCAGACTTTGGAACAAGGGAACAATTTGCCTGACCATTGCTGCAAATATTGGAGATGTTGCAATACTTGGATTTGATGCTTGTTTTCCAGACAGTGTCGTTGGAATAACCCCAAATTCAATGAATAATGAATTTCTATATTATTACCTAAAAACACTTCAATTACAATTGGATAAAAAGGCGAATTCGGCAGCACAAAAGAATATCAATCTTAAAATATTAAGCGAAATTGATGTGCCAGTCCCTTCAATTGAAATTCAAAATAGTATTGCAGACAGGTTTTCACGGTTGGAAGAAAAACAATTTCAAATTCTTTCAGTCCAGCAATCCAAACTCAATTATCTTAAAGCACTGAAATCAAGTTTGCTTGATCGGGCGTTTAAAGGAGAATTGTAG
- a CDS encoding nucleotidyl transferase AbiEii/AbiGii toxin family protein — protein sequence MIPRPYIAKWKDQVAWRSDAQVEQDLIISRALVEIFSDDFLRENLAFRGGTALYKLYLTPAPRYSEDIDLVQIKEGPIKPILQRIGEKIAFFEEPRVIKPKANNNTILYRFTSEAAPVQRLKLKIEINCREHFNLLGWNLMPFQVENEWFSGKCEITTYYLDELLGTKLRALYQRKKGRDLFDLFYASQHADLNFDRIIHCYREYMKFVVSKPPTVKEFTNNLKEKQASPLFLGDMEGLLSPDIKYDQNKAFEWFEENIVPLIG from the coding sequence ATGATACCAAGACCATACATAGCCAAATGGAAAGATCAGGTAGCCTGGAGATCAGATGCCCAGGTTGAACAGGACCTGATTATCTCAAGAGCATTGGTTGAAATTTTCTCTGATGATTTTTTGCGTGAAAACCTGGCATTTCGTGGAGGAACAGCACTGTATAAACTATATCTAACCCCGGCTCCTAGATACTCTGAGGATATTGACCTTGTACAGATAAAGGAAGGTCCTATCAAACCGATACTTCAACGAATTGGAGAAAAGATTGCATTTTTTGAAGAGCCTCGGGTCATAAAACCTAAAGCGAACAACAATACCATACTATACCGTTTTACTTCAGAGGCGGCTCCTGTTCAGCGGCTAAAACTCAAAATTGAAATTAATTGCCGTGAGCATTTTAACCTGTTAGGCTGGAATCTTATGCCATTTCAAGTTGAAAATGAATGGTTTTCAGGCAAGTGCGAGATTACAACTTATTATTTGGATGAACTTTTGGGAACCAAATTAAGGGCACTATATCAGCGAAAAAAAGGGAGAGACCTTTTTGATTTGTTTTATGCCAGCCAACATGCTGATCTGAATTTTGATCGAATTATTCACTGCTACCGGGAATACATGAAGTTTGTTGTAAGCAAACCTCCGACGGTGAAAGAATTCACCAACAATTTAAAGGAGAAACAAGCATCCCCTCTATTTTTGGGAGATATGGAAGGACTATTAAGTCCTGATATAAAATACGATCAGAACAAAGCCTTTGAATGGTTTGAGGAAAATATTGTCCCTTTAATCGGTTAA
- a CDS encoding type IV toxin-antitoxin system AbiEi family antitoxin domain-containing protein has product MLGVAEYITKSLQYEEYAFTWEELKNNSSKTDVALKNELSRFVKKGEIINLRQGFYLILPPRYRSYHKVPLELYAEKLFKYLNKPYYIGLYSAAAFYGASHQQVQKDYLITQFPNIRNIKKGVIFLDVFVSSCWPSKNILQKKSDAGYFNVSSPALTAIDLIHYQSKLGGVNRMLAIIEELIEEIKTNDIQELLSWYPHTSSIQRLGFLLSELQADPAIVTLLSEYLKGKNYYPVLLSPEKNRRPGSTENIWKVDINIEMESDL; this is encoded by the coding sequence GTGTTAGGAGTAGCAGAATATATTACCAAGTCATTGCAGTATGAAGAATATGCCTTTACCTGGGAAGAATTAAAAAATAATTCTTCAAAAACTGACGTGGCATTAAAAAATGAACTTTCCCGCTTTGTCAAAAAGGGAGAGATTATAAATCTGCGTCAGGGTTTTTACCTTATATTACCACCTCGCTACAGAAGTTATCACAAAGTTCCTTTGGAGCTCTATGCTGAGAAACTCTTTAAATACTTAAATAAACCTTATTACATTGGGTTATATTCTGCTGCTGCTTTTTATGGCGCCAGTCATCAGCAGGTACAAAAGGATTATCTGATTACTCAATTCCCTAATATCCGGAATATTAAGAAGGGGGTAATTTTTTTAGATGTATTTGTGAGCAGTTGTTGGCCTTCAAAAAATATTCTGCAAAAGAAATCAGATGCCGGTTATTTTAACGTTTCTTCTCCAGCCTTAACTGCAATTGATTTGATTCATTATCAATCCAAACTTGGCGGGGTTAACCGAATGCTAGCCATCATTGAAGAGCTGATAGAAGAAATAAAAACCAATGACATTCAGGAATTGCTTAGCTGGTATCCTCATACCAGTTCTATTCAACGACTTGGATTTCTTTTGAGTGAACTACAAGCTGATCCTGCGATTGTGACACTTTTGAGTGAATATCTTAAAGGGAAAAATTATTATCCGGTTTTGCTGAGCCCGGAAAAAAACAGAAGGCCGGGTAGCACTGAAAATATATGGAAAGTTGACATTAACATTGAGATGGAAAGTGACTTATGA
- a CDS encoding Kiwa anti-phage protein KwaB-like domain-containing protein, which yields MTLIELLEKIENVQTNDTRLYFITRLLKENIKKSSKVLDRYLFKVYQVDVDDEIRQHLYDLTNEQLEYVIKKDFEIVDYDVVSDDTEHLFTYSMKNKAMSFSDVVCNQLDNKVPRISSIEEIISDNEELWAYCVGFNDIENKDWIYTFRKIQPGKIALDENENTKSKLKIIRTFFSTKSKKLELLKGETINLDKQIDCVYYDEIFYILKRGYFEQIVGLQEEYKVEAKNVVEELRKLNIIEGLDIIEKQIENKPAIHKKLVRISRIGNYRNVDEKTIKKMQTVCKKYGDKLNVKNGKLQIDEDKDVDVILKMLADYYKTGEVSGKAYGTYAGKQLKENTLI from the coding sequence ATGACATTAATCGAACTTTTAGAGAAAATTGAAAACGTACAAACAAATGATACACGTTTATATTTTATTACTCGATTGTTAAAAGAAAATATTAAGAAATCCAGTAAAGTATTGGATAGGTATCTTTTTAAAGTTTATCAGGTTGATGTAGATGATGAAATTCGTCAACATTTATATGATCTAACAAACGAACAACTCGAATATGTAATAAAAAAAGATTTTGAAATAGTCGATTATGATGTAGTTTCGGATGATACAGAACATTTATTTACATACTCAATGAAAAATAAAGCGATGTCATTTTCAGATGTTGTATGTAATCAGTTGGATAATAAAGTGCCTCGTATTTCAAGTATTGAGGAGATTATCTCTGATAATGAGGAACTATGGGCTTATTGTGTCGGTTTTAATGATATCGAAAACAAAGATTGGATTTATACATTTAGAAAAATACAACCAGGTAAGATTGCTTTAGATGAAAATGAAAATACAAAGTCAAAACTGAAAATTATTAGAACCTTCTTTAGTACTAAAAGTAAAAAATTAGAACTATTAAAAGGAGAAACTATTAACCTCGATAAACAGATTGATTGTGTTTATTACGATGAAATTTTTTACATCCTGAAAAGAGGTTATTTTGAACAAATTGTAGGATTACAGGAAGAATACAAGGTGGAAGCTAAGAATGTTGTCGAAGAATTGAGAAAGTTAAATATTATTGAAGGTTTGGATATAATCGAAAAACAAATTGAAAATAAACCGGCCATTCACAAAAAGCTTGTACGCATTTCGCGAATAGGGAATTATAGGAATGTTGATGAGAAAACGATAAAGAAAATGCAAACTGTTTGCAAAAAATATGGTGATAAGCTCAATGTAAAAAATGGTAAACTTCAAATTGATGAAGATAAAGACGTTGATGTAATTTTAAAAATGTTAGCCGATTATTATAAAACGGGTGAAGTTTCTGGGAAAGCATACGGAACCTATGCAGGGAAACAATTAAAAGAAAATACTCTAATATAA